GTACCGGAGCGCGAATGCGGTATCGCCGCGCCCACCGGACTCGTGCGGGGGCTGCTGGACGGCTGGGTCGCCGACAGCCCGGACACCCGCGAGTGGCGGGATCTGGAAGAAGTCTGCTGACCACCTCGGACAGGGCCGTAGGCTGTACGGGACAGCGAGCAGGGATTTCAGGAAGGCTTACGGCGGCATGGCGCAGCAGACGGACGAGCAGATCAGCGACGGCTTCGTCGTCGACACGGAGGACTGCGAGGAGCGCGAGCAGGCGCACCGCGAGCGCGGCACGGCCCGTCCCATCACCGTCGTGGGCAACCCGGTGCTCCACAAGGAGTGCCAGGACGTCACCGAGTTCGACGACAAGCTCGCGGCACTGATCGACGACATGTTCGCCAGCCAGCGCGCAGCGGAGGGCGTGGGCCTCGCGGCCAACCAGATCGGTGTGGACCTGAAGGTCTTCGTCTACGACTGCCCGGACGACGAAGGCGTGCGCCACACCGGTGTCGTGTGCAACCCGGTGCTCCAGGAGCTGCCGCCGGAGCTGCGCGTCCTGGACGACTCCAACGAGGGCTGCCTGTCCGTCCCGACCGCGTACGCCGCGCTGGCCCGCCCGGACTACGCGGAGGTCCACGGCCAGGACCCCGAGGGCAACCCGGTCAAGGTCCGCGGCACCGGATACTTCGCGCGCTGCCTCCAGCACGAGACCGACCACCTCTACGGCCGGCTGTACATCGACCGGCTGTCGAAGCGGGAGCGCAAGGACGCGCTGAAGCAGATGGCGGAGGGTACTCCCCGCTACGAGACCGTCCCGAACGACTGAGCGGTCCGCAGGACCGAGCTTCCTGCCGGCGGCGGTTCCCGCAGAGGTGCCGGCAGTCCGAGGGCCCCGGACCACGCGCGTTGCGCGGTGGCCCGGGGCCCTCGGATCAGTCAAGGGGCGCCTGGACGGTCAGAAGTCCTCGTCCAGGTCCACCGAGCCCTCGACCGCTACCTGGTACGCGGACGGGCGACGCTCGAAGAAGTTGGTCAGCTCCTGGACGCCCTGGAGTTCCATGAAGGCGAACGGGTTCTGCGAGCCGTACACCGGGGCGAAGCCGAGGCGCACCAGCCGCTGGTCCGCGACGCACTCCAGGTACTCGCGCATCGACTCGGTGTTCATGCCCGGCAGTCCGTCACCGCACAGGTCGCGGCCGAACTGGAGCTCGGCCGCGACGGCCTCCTTCAGCATCTCGGTGACCTGGTGCTGGAGTTCGTCGTCGAAGAGGTCTGGCTCCTCCTTGCGGACCGTGTCCACGACCTCGAAGGCGAAGTTCATGTGCATGGTCTCGTCGCGGAACACCCAGTTGGTGCCGGTCGCCAGACCGTGCAGCAGACCGCGCGAGCGGAACCAGTAGACGTAGGCGAACGCCCCGTAGAAGAACAAGCCCTCGATGCAGGCCGCGAAGCAGATCAGATTCAGCAGGAAGCGACGGCGGTCGGCCTTGCTCTCCAGACGGTCGATCTTCTCGACCGAATCCATCCACTTGAAGCAGAACTGGGCCTTCTCGCGGATCGAGGGAATGTTCTCCACTGCGGCGAAGGCGGCGGCCCGGTCGTCCGGGTTCGGCAGGTAGGTGTCCAGCAGCGTCAGATAGAACTGGACGTGCACGGCCTCCTCGAAGAGCTGGCGGGAGAGGTAGAGCCGCGCTTCGGGGGAGTTGATGTGCTTGTAGAGGGTGAGCACCAGGTTGTTCGCGACGATCGAGTCGCCGGTCGCGAAGAACGCGACCAGCCGGCCGATCAGGTGCTGCTCGCCGGGGGAGAGCTTGGCGAGGTCCGCGACGTCGGAGTGGAGGTCGACCTCCTCGACCGTCCAGGTGTTCTTGATCGCGTCCCGGTAGCGCTCGTAGAAGTCGGGATAGCGCATCGGGCGGAGAGTCAGCTCGAAGCCGGGGTCGAGCAGGTTCTTCTCGCGCTTTGCCGGGGCGCTGGTGGCTTCGGTGGACATTACTGGCAGGCCTCGCAGGACTCGGGGTTCTCAAGGGAGCAGGCGATGGCGTCCGCGTCGGGAGCGGCCTGCTGTACTGGGATTTCCCCCGCCGAAGGCCGGGGGAGGATGGTGGCGGCGGGGGCCGCGGCGGCGGCCGACGGTGTCCCGGACGCGGCGCGGGCGATCCGGGTGGCCGGGCGGGAGCGCAGGTAGTACGTGGTCTTCAGGCCCTGCTTCCAGGCGTACGCGTACATCGAGCTGAGCTTGCCGATGGTCGGCGTCTCCATGAACAGGTTCAGCGACTGCGACTGGTCCAGGAACGGGGTGCGGGCCGCGGCCATGTCGATCAGACCGCGCTGCGGGATCTCCCAGGCAGTGCGGTAAAGCTCCCGCACCTCGGCGGGGATCCAGTTGAAGCCCTGCACCGAGCCGCTGGAGTCACGCAGCGCCTCACGGGTCTGTGCGTCCCACACGCCCAGCTGCTTGAGCTCGTCCACCAGATACGAGTTCACCTGGAGGAACTCGCCAGACAGAGTCTCGCGCTTGAAGAGGTTGGAGACCTGCGGCTCGATGCACTCGTACACGCCCGCGATCGACGCGATGGTGGCGGTCGGGGCGATCGCGAGCAGCAGCGAGTTGCGCATGCCCGTGGTGGCGACCCGCTCGCGCAGGGCGGCCCACCGCTCGGGCCAGTTGAGCTCCACGCCGTAGTGGTCGGGGTGCAGTACACCCCGCGCCGTGCGGGTCTGCTCCCAGGCGGGCAGCGGGCCGTTGCGCTCGGCGAGGTCGCAGGACGCCTCGTACGCCGCCAGCATGATGCGCTCGGCGATCCGGGTGGACAGCGCCTTCGCCTCGGCGGAGTCGAAGGGCAGCCGC
This DNA window, taken from Streptomyces sp. SCSIO 30461, encodes the following:
- the def gene encoding peptide deformylase; the protein is MAQQTDEQISDGFVVDTEDCEEREQAHRERGTARPITVVGNPVLHKECQDVTEFDDKLAALIDDMFASQRAAEGVGLAANQIGVDLKVFVYDCPDDEGVRHTGVVCNPVLQELPPELRVLDDSNEGCLSVPTAYAALARPDYAEVHGQDPEGNPVKVRGTGYFARCLQHETDHLYGRLYIDRLSKRERKDALKQMAEGTPRYETVPND
- a CDS encoding ribonucleotide-diphosphate reductase subunit beta; the protein is MSTEATSAPAKREKNLLDPGFELTLRPMRYPDFYERYRDAIKNTWTVEEVDLHSDVADLAKLSPGEQHLIGRLVAFFATGDSIVANNLVLTLYKHINSPEARLYLSRQLFEEAVHVQFYLTLLDTYLPNPDDRAAAFAAVENIPSIREKAQFCFKWMDSVEKIDRLESKADRRRFLLNLICFAACIEGLFFYGAFAYVYWFRSRGLLHGLATGTNWVFRDETMHMNFAFEVVDTVRKEEPDLFDDELQHQVTEMLKEAVAAELQFGRDLCGDGLPGMNTESMREYLECVADQRLVRLGFAPVYGSQNPFAFMELQGVQELTNFFERRPSAYQVAVEGSVDLDEDF